One Natrinema longum genomic window, ACGGCAAGACCGGGACCGGAAAAACTGCGAGCGCCAAGTTCGTCAGCAAAGAACTCGAGAGCACCTCCCAGAAGTACAGCGTCCCGTGTGACGTCGAATACATCAACTGCGAGGTCACGGATACCCAGTATCGCGTCCTCGCACAGCTCGCGAACAAGTTCATCGAGAAGAACAAAGGGCGAATCGACGACCGAATCGACGAACTCGAGTCGCTGCGAGACGCCACAGAGGAGTACGACGCCACCGCGGACGACGACGCCCACGCGGGTGACGATCCGACCGATCGAACGGCCGAGGAGACGGCATCCGACCCGTTCGATTTCGTCTCGAGCGAGGAGACTGAGTCGCGATCAGCCGTTTCATCTGGAACCGAATCGAGCGCCGAGTCCGGCGATTCTCCAGCCGAAACGAGGGGGTCTTCGGATCCAGCATCGCCGCCAGTTACCGGAACGGAACCCGGAGACGCCGACGGCCCCGGTCGCGACGGTGAGACCGCCATCGACGCGACCCCGCAGGAACCGGCCCACCCCCTCGAGTCGACGCCGTTCGGGACGCGCGCCGAGGTCGACGACCGAATCGCGGAACTCGAGGAGGACAAGGAATCCTTCGAAGAGGTGCCGATGACCGGCTGGCCGACCGATCGCGTCTACAGCGTCTTCTTCGACGCCGTCGACTACGACGAGCGGGTCGTCGTCATCATGCTCGACGAGATCGACAAGCTCGTCGAGAAGAGCGGCGACGACACCCTCTACAACCTCTCGCGGATGAATTCGGAACTCGAGAACTCGCGGGTATCGATCATCGGGATCAGTAACGATCTCAAGTTCACCGACTTCCTCGATCCGCGGGTCAAGTCGTCGCTGGGCGAAGAGGAGATCGTCTTCCCGCCCTACGACGCGAACCAGCTCCGGGACATCCTCAAACACCGATCGGAGGTCGCGTTCAAGGGCAACGCGCTCTC contains:
- a CDS encoding Cdc6/Cdc18 family protein, whose amino-acid sequence is MSDDNSEITGSDDVDGTSGFSTDFEDADLGDEESNQGLFDDLLSGEPIFENKEVLRPSYTPHELPHRSDQINKMATILVAALRGETPSNILIYGKTGTGKTASAKFVSKELESTSQKYSVPCDVEYINCEVTDTQYRVLAQLANKFIEKNKGRIDDRIDELESLRDATEEYDATADDDAHAGDDPTDRTAEETASDPFDFVSSEETESRSAVSSGTESSAESGDSPAETRGSSDPASPPVTGTEPGDADGPGRDGETAIDATPQEPAHPLESTPFGTRAEVDDRIAELEEDKESFEEVPMTGWPTDRVYSVFFDAVDYDERVVVIMLDEIDKLVEKSGDDTLYNLSRMNSELENSRVSIIGISNDLKFTDFLDPRVKSSLGEEEIVFPPYDANQLRDILKHRSEVAFKGNALSDDVIPLCAAFAAQEHGDARRALDLLRTAGELAERSQAETIVEEHVRQAQDKIELDRVVEVVRTLPTQSKLVLFAIILLEKNGVHSINTGEVFNIYKRLCEEIDADVLTQRRVTDLISELDMLGIVNAVVVSKGRYGRTKEISLSVPLEETEAVLVSDSRLSDIDDIQPFVQARFEN